A portion of the Pseudomonas sp. GR 6-02 genome contains these proteins:
- a CDS encoding DUF1993 domain-containing protein, with protein MTISLYAASVPVFQQMLNALSNNLSKAEAHATAKNIDPNAFLQARLYPDMFPLVRQVQIAVDFAKGVSARLAEIELPKYDDTETTFAELQALIAKVLAFIGEIKPEQINGKEGIEIVTRPGTPKEKRFTGQAYLLSYGLPQFFFHVTTAYALLRHNGVEVGKRDYMGAF; from the coding sequence ATGACTATTTCCCTGTACGCCGCATCCGTTCCGGTTTTCCAGCAAATGCTCAACGCCCTGAGCAACAACCTGAGCAAGGCCGAAGCCCACGCTACCGCGAAAAACATCGACCCGAACGCATTCCTGCAGGCCCGTCTGTACCCGGACATGTTCCCGCTGGTGCGTCAGGTGCAGATCGCCGTTGATTTCGCCAAGGGTGTTTCGGCGCGTCTGGCTGAAATCGAACTGCCGAAATACGACGATACCGAAACCACCTTCGCCGAACTGCAAGCGTTGATCGCCAAGGTTCTGGCCTTCATCGGCGAGATCAAACCCGAGCAAATCAACGGCAAGGAAGGCATCGAAATCGTGACCCGTCCTGGCACCCCTAAAGAGAAGCGCTTCACTGGCCAGGCTTACCTGCTGAGCTACGGTCTGCCGCAGTTCTTCTTCCACGTCACCACTGCCTACGCATTGCTGCGTCACAACGGTGTGGAAGTGGGCAAGC
- a CDS encoding YceH family protein — protein sequence MSTEQETTFDEPRLNSTEIRILGSLIEKQATSPETYPLTLNALVIACNQKTSREPVMNLSQGQVGQSLRALEGRGFTRLVMGSRADRWEHRVDKALELVPAQVILTGLLFLRGPQTVNELLTRSGRMHDFEDAEQVVHQLERLIARGLALLIPRQAGQREDRYMHALGDPADIEAILAARQNPVERGTGGGVSVERIEELEARIAALEERLARLE from the coding sequence ATGAGCACTGAACAAGAGACGACCTTCGACGAACCGCGGCTCAACAGCACGGAAATCCGCATTTTGGGCTCGTTGATCGAAAAACAGGCCACCAGCCCGGAAACCTATCCGCTGACCCTCAATGCCCTGGTGATTGCCTGCAACCAGAAAACCAGCCGCGAACCGGTGATGAACCTCAGCCAGGGCCAGGTTGGCCAGAGCCTGCGCGCCCTTGAAGGTCGCGGCTTCACCCGGCTGGTGATGGGCAGCCGTGCCGACCGCTGGGAACATCGGGTCGACAAGGCGCTGGAACTGGTGCCGGCGCAGGTGATTCTGACGGGGCTGTTGTTCCTGCGCGGTCCGCAGACGGTCAACGAACTGCTGACCCGCAGCGGCCGCATGCATGACTTCGAAGATGCCGAACAAGTGGTGCATCAACTGGAGCGCTTGATCGCCCGAGGCCTGGCGCTGTTGATCCCGCGCCAGGCCGGTCAGCGCGAAGATCGTTACATGCATGCGCTGGGTGATCCGGCGGATATCGAAGCGATCCTCGCGGCCCGACAGAATCCGGTGGAACGTGGCACCGGTGGCGGTGTGTCGGTTGAGCGAATCGAAGAGCTTGAAGCGCGAATCGCGGCACTGGAAGAACGCCTGGCGCGCCTCGAATAA
- a CDS encoding shikimate 5-dehydrogenase, with amino-acid sequence MQMNPNKDTQLCMSLSGRPGNFGLRFHNHLYEQLGLNFYYKAFSSQDLTGAVSGIRALGIRGCGVSMPFKEACIALVDELDASAEAIQSINTIVNTNGHLKAYNTDYIAVAQLLETHQVPKDSTFALRGSGGMAKAVASALRDGGYKNGLIVARNERAGRALAESLGYQWQAELGAQRPQMLINVTPIGMTGGPEADQLAFPPEAIAAAETVFDVVAIPSETPLIVRARAEGKRVITGLEVIAIQALEQFVLYTGVRPTDEQFQKAVAFARS; translated from the coding sequence ATGCAGATGAACCCCAACAAAGACACCCAGTTGTGCATGTCACTCTCGGGCCGTCCCGGCAATTTCGGCCTGCGGTTTCACAATCATCTGTACGAACAACTGGGGCTGAATTTTTACTACAAAGCCTTCAGCAGCCAGGACCTGACGGGGGCTGTCAGCGGCATTCGTGCGTTGGGCATTCGGGGGTGCGGCGTGTCGATGCCGTTCAAGGAGGCCTGCATCGCGCTGGTCGATGAGCTGGATGCATCGGCCGAGGCTATTCAATCGATCAACACTATCGTCAACACCAACGGCCACCTCAAGGCTTACAACACTGATTACATCGCCGTCGCCCAGTTGCTCGAAACCCACCAGGTGCCCAAGGATTCGACCTTTGCCCTGCGCGGCAGCGGCGGCATGGCCAAGGCTGTGGCCAGTGCCTTGCGCGATGGCGGCTACAAAAACGGCTTGATCGTGGCCCGTAACGAACGCGCCGGGCGTGCCCTGGCCGAATCGCTGGGTTACCAATGGCAGGCGGAACTGGGTGCTCAACGCCCGCAGATGCTGATCAACGTCACGCCGATCGGCATGACCGGTGGCCCGGAAGCCGATCAACTGGCGTTTCCCCCTGAAGCCATCGCTGCCGCTGAAACGGTCTTCGATGTGGTGGCGATTCCCTCGGAAACACCGCTGATCGTGCGTGCTCGTGCCGAAGGCAAACGGGTGATCACCGGGCTGGAAGTGATTGCCATCCAGGCGCTGGAGCAGTTCGTGTTGTACACCGGTGTGCGACCGACCGATGAGCAGTTTCAGAAAGCCGTGGCGTTTGCCCGGAGCTGA
- a CDS encoding AI-2E family transporter, whose translation MNETKLQNTSLMVLLAVVTVAFVWILLPFYGAVFWAAILGILFAPLQHQLQLRFGWSRNLTALCTLSLCVLIAILPVIIISTLLVQEGAALYGRIESGELDIAGHVSQFKHSLPPYFQHLLDRFGMGELSGLREKIIKSMMQGSQFLASQAFSFGQGTFDFVVGFFIMLYLLFFFLRDGSELARKVRAAIPLEDNQKRRLQLKFNRVVRATVKGSLLVSITQGALGGLIFWFLDIPSVLLWAVLMAFLSLLPAVGAGIVWVPVAAYFLLSGAIWQGTVLALFGVFVIGLVDNILRPILVGKDTKMPDYLILISTLGGLAIFGLNGFVIGPLIAALFMSSWAIFVDTKQRVQLP comes from the coding sequence ATGAACGAAACGAAGCTCCAGAACACTTCGCTGATGGTCTTGCTGGCTGTGGTGACCGTTGCCTTCGTCTGGATTCTGCTGCCGTTCTACGGTGCGGTGTTCTGGGCGGCCATCCTCGGCATTCTGTTTGCGCCCTTGCAGCATCAGTTGCAGCTGAGATTCGGTTGGTCACGCAACCTGACGGCCCTGTGCACCTTGAGTCTATGTGTGCTGATTGCGATCCTGCCGGTAATCATCATCAGTACCTTGCTGGTTCAGGAGGGTGCGGCGCTTTATGGCCGAATCGAAAGCGGCGAACTGGACATTGCCGGGCATGTGTCGCAGTTCAAACACAGCTTGCCGCCGTACTTTCAGCACTTGCTCGATCGTTTCGGCATGGGTGAACTGAGTGGGCTTCGCGAGAAAATCATCAAGAGCATGATGCAAGGCAGTCAGTTTCTGGCGTCCCAGGCGTTCAGTTTTGGCCAGGGGACGTTCGATTTCGTGGTGGGTTTTTTCATCATGCTGTATCTGCTGTTTTTCTTTCTGCGGGACGGGTCTGAACTGGCGCGCAAAGTGCGCGCGGCGATACCGCTGGAAGATAACCAGAAGCGTCGCTTGCAACTCAAATTCAATCGGGTGGTGCGGGCCACGGTGAAGGGCAGTTTGCTGGTGTCGATCACGCAAGGGGCGTTGGGCGGGTTGATTTTCTGGTTTCTGGATATCCCGAGCGTGCTGCTCTGGGCGGTGTTGATGGCATTCCTGTCGCTGTTGCCGGCGGTGGGGGCGGGTATCGTCTGGGTGCCGGTGGCGGCGTATTTCCTGCTCAGCGGTGCGATCTGGCAGGGCACGGTGCTCGCGTTGTTCGGGGTGTTCGTGATCGGGTTGGTGGACAATATCCTGCGACCGATTCTGGTGGGCAAGGACACCAAAATGCCTGACTACCTGATTCTCATCTCGACCCTGGGTGGCCTGGCGATTTTCGGCCTGAACGGTTTTGTCATCGGCCCGTTGATTGCCGCGTTGTTTATGTCGAGCTGGGCGATTTTCGTCGATACCAAACAGCGGGTTCAGCTGCCTTAA
- the trhP gene encoding prephenate-dependent tRNA uridine(34) hydroxylase TrhP: protein MPLIPPELLAPAGTLKNMRYAFAYGADAVYAGQPRYSLRVRNNEFDHANLALGIAEAQAQGKRFYVVVNIAPHNAKLKTFLKDLEPVIGMAPDALIMSDPGLIMLVRRHFPQMPIHLSVQANTVNWASVEFWQQQGLSRIILSRELSLEEIAEIRQHVPAMELEVFVHGALCMAYSGRCLLSGYMNKRDANQGSCTNACRWKYSATPASENQLGEIVQHHSPEPTLGLGTPTDQVFLLQEANRPGELMPAFEDEHGTYIMNAKDLRAVQHVERLTQMGVHSLKIEGRTKSHFYCARTTQVYRRAIDDAVAGRVFDRSLMTDLESLAQRGYTEGFLRRHVHDEYQNYQNGSSVSERQQFVGELTGERRDRLAEVRVKNRFGLGDHMELMTPKGNFHFDLHQLQNLRGEAIEVAPGDGHTVYLPIPDAVDLRYGLLMRDIAPL, encoded by the coding sequence ATGCCACTCATCCCCCCGGAACTGCTCGCCCCTGCCGGCACCCTGAAAAACATGCGTTATGCCTTCGCCTACGGTGCCGATGCGGTATACGCCGGCCAACCGCGCTACAGCCTGCGAGTGCGCAATAACGAATTCGATCACGCCAACCTCGCGCTCGGCATCGCCGAGGCCCAGGCTCAGGGCAAGCGTTTTTATGTGGTGGTCAATATCGCCCCGCACAACGCCAAGCTGAAAACGTTCCTCAAGGATCTGGAACCGGTGATCGGCATGGCGCCGGACGCGCTGATCATGTCCGATCCCGGCCTGATCATGCTGGTGCGCCGGCACTTCCCGCAGATGCCGATCCACCTGTCGGTGCAAGCCAACACGGTGAACTGGGCCAGCGTCGAGTTCTGGCAGCAACAGGGCTTGAGCCGGATCATCCTGTCCCGCGAACTGTCGCTGGAAGAAATCGCCGAAATCCGCCAGCACGTCCCGGCGATGGAGCTGGAAGTGTTTGTGCACGGCGCATTGTGCATGGCCTATTCGGGGCGCTGCCTGTTGTCGGGCTACATGAACAAGCGTGACGCCAATCAGGGCAGCTGCACCAATGCCTGTCGCTGGAAATACTCGGCGACACCGGCCAGCGAAAATCAACTGGGTGAAATCGTCCAGCACCACTCTCCCGAACCGACCCTGGGCCTCGGCACGCCGACCGATCAGGTGTTCCTGTTGCAAGAGGCCAATCGCCCCGGCGAACTGATGCCGGCGTTCGAGGATGAACACGGCACCTACATCATGAACGCCAAGGACCTGCGCGCCGTCCAGCACGTCGAGCGCCTGACACAGATGGGCGTGCATTCACTGAAGATCGAAGGCCGGACCAAATCGCATTTCTATTGCGCGCGCACCACCCAGGTTTACCGCCGCGCGATCGACGATGCGGTGGCTGGCCGAGTGTTCGATCGCAGCTTGATGACTGATCTGGAGTCCCTCGCTCAGCGCGGCTACACCGAAGGTTTTCTACGCCGGCACGTGCATGACGAATACCAGAACTACCAGAACGGCAGCTCGGTTTCAGAGCGCCAACAGTTCGTTGGGGAGTTGACCGGCGAACGCCGCGACCGGCTGGCCGAGGTACGGGTGAAGAATCGTTTTGGCCTGGGCGATCACATGGAACTGATGACGCCCAAGGGCAACTTCCACTTCGACCTGCATCAACTGCAGAACCTCAGGGGCGAGGCGATTGAAGTGGCGCCTGGGGATGGGCACACGGTGTATTTGCCGATTCCGGATGCGGTGGATTTGCGTTATGGATTGCTGATGCGCGATATAGCGCCCCTGTAG
- a CDS encoding FadR/GntR family transcriptional regulator: protein MQEDIDAPARKRAHNLAHDLVAKLTQSILLGQMLPGDKLPSENSIVQEHGVSRTVVREAISKLQASGLVETHHGIGTFVIERAPEQGLRLNVDTALGVRSILELRMGLETQAAALAAVRRTDQQLAQMREALDDYQSLLANNDSCVEADKRFHLLIAEATGNVCFTEIMQHLGNAMIPRTRVNAAERGSADLSKLGQLANLEHEAILNAIKRQDPDAARAAMWLHLTNSRDRFSAGGS, encoded by the coding sequence ATGCAAGAAGACATCGACGCACCCGCCCGCAAGCGCGCTCACAACCTGGCTCATGATCTGGTGGCCAAGCTGACCCAGAGCATCCTGCTCGGCCAGATGCTGCCGGGGGACAAGCTGCCTTCGGAGAATTCGATTGTTCAGGAGCATGGGGTCAGCCGTACGGTGGTGCGCGAGGCGATTTCGAAATTGCAGGCTTCAGGGCTGGTGGAAACCCATCACGGCATCGGCACCTTTGTCATCGAGCGTGCGCCGGAGCAGGGGTTGCGGCTGAATGTCGATACCGCGCTGGGGGTGCGCAGCATTCTGGAGTTGCGCATGGGCCTGGAAACCCAGGCCGCCGCGCTGGCAGCGGTGCGTCGTACCGATCAGCAATTGGCGCAGATGCGTGAAGCGCTGGATGACTATCAAAGTTTGCTGGCCAACAACGACAGCTGCGTCGAGGCTGACAAACGTTTCCACCTGCTGATCGCCGAAGCCACCGGCAATGTATGCTTCACAGAGATCATGCAGCACTTGGGCAATGCGATGATTCCCCGCACCCGCGTCAATGCCGCCGAGCGCGGGTCAGCGGATTTGAGCAAGCTGGGGCAACTCGCCAACCTTGAACACGAGGCGATTCTCAACGCCATCAAGCGCCAGGATCCGGATGCTGCGCGGGCGGCGATGTGGTTGCACCTGACCAACAGCCGCGACCGCTTTTCGGCGGGCGGCAGCTGA
- a CDS encoding MFS transporter gives MNTSISGMNDGADSVLKSAISKVKRHVLPLFVIMFIVNYIDRVNIGFVRAHMEHDLGIGAAAYGLGAGLFFIGYALFEVPSNILLQKVGARIWLTRIMLTWGLVAACMAFIQNETHFYILRFLLGVAEAGFFPGVIYYFTRWLPGVERGKAIAIFLSGSAIASLISGPLSGLLLQINGWGMHGWQWMYFIEGMFSVGLCVFVWCWLDSKPHDAKWLTLAEQDALVKAIDDEQLAREAATPIKPSLGTLLKDRQIILFCLIYFFIQLTIYAATFWLPSIIKKMGDLSDIQVGLFNSIPWLLSIVGMYAFASLSGKWKHQQAWVATALLIAAAGMFMSTTGGPIFAFVAICFAALGFKSASSLFWPIPQAYLDARIAAGVIALINSVGNLGGFVAPTTFGLLEEHTGSIQGGLYGLAATSIIAAIIVFAARNKPKPAPAVALGKPAPNHA, from the coding sequence GTGAATACATCCATATCCGGGATGAACGATGGCGCCGATTCGGTCCTGAAGTCCGCCATCTCAAAAGTGAAACGCCACGTCCTGCCGCTGTTCGTGATCATGTTCATCGTCAACTACATCGACCGCGTGAACATCGGCTTCGTCCGCGCCCACATGGAACATGACTTGGGGATTGGCGCTGCCGCCTACGGCCTCGGGGCCGGTCTGTTCTTCATCGGGTACGCGCTGTTCGAAGTGCCCTCCAACATCCTCCTGCAAAAAGTCGGCGCACGAATCTGGCTGACCCGCATCATGCTGACTTGGGGCCTGGTGGCCGCCTGCATGGCGTTCATCCAGAACGAAACCCACTTCTACATCCTGCGTTTTCTGCTCGGCGTGGCTGAAGCCGGGTTCTTTCCCGGGGTGATCTATTACTTCACCCGCTGGTTGCCCGGTGTGGAACGCGGCAAGGCGATTGCGATCTTCCTCAGCGGCTCGGCGATTGCTTCGCTGATCTCCGGCCCGCTGTCGGGGCTGCTGCTGCAAATCAACGGTTGGGGCATGCACGGCTGGCAGTGGATGTACTTCATCGAGGGCATGTTCTCGGTCGGGTTGTGCGTGTTCGTCTGGTGCTGGCTGGACTCCAAACCCCACGACGCCAAATGGCTGACCCTGGCTGAACAGGACGCGCTGGTCAAAGCCATCGATGACGAACAACTGGCCCGCGAAGCCGCGACGCCGATCAAACCGTCGCTGGGCACACTGCTCAAGGACCGCCAGATCATCCTGTTCTGCCTGATCTACTTCTTCATTCAATTGACCATCTATGCCGCGACCTTCTGGCTACCGAGCATCATCAAGAAAATGGGCGACCTGAGCGACATCCAGGTCGGCTTGTTCAACTCGATTCCGTGGTTGCTGTCGATCGTCGGCATGTACGCCTTTGCCTCGCTGTCGGGCAAATGGAAGCACCAGCAAGCCTGGGTCGCCACTGCCCTGCTGATCGCTGCGGCGGGAATGTTCATGTCCACCACCGGCGGGCCGATCTTCGCCTTCGTTGCGATCTGCTTCGCCGCATTGGGTTTCAAATCGGCTTCGTCGCTGTTCTGGCCGATTCCCCAGGCGTACCTGGATGCGCGGATCGCTGCCGGCGTGATCGCGCTGATCAACTCGGTGGGCAACCTCGGCGGCTTCGTGGCGCCGACCACCTTCGGTTTGCTGGAAGAGCACACCGGTTCAATCCAGGGCGGGCTCTACGGCCTGGCCGCTACCTCGATCATCGCCGCGATCATCGTTTTCGCCGCGCGCAATAAACCGAAACCCGCACCGGCCGTTGCACTGGGCAAACCAGCGCCGAATCACGCTTGA
- the gudD gene encoding glucarate dehydratase, whose product MNPQEAAKAPIITSMQVVPVAGHDGMLLNLSGAHGPFFTRNIVILKDNAGHTGVGEVPGGERIRQTLEDARALVVGSPIGTYQKILNQVRQTFADRDAGGRGLQTFDLRITIHAVTGLEAALLDLLGQHLDVPVAALLGEGQQRDEVKMLGYLFYVGDRNETDLAYRDEPDADNDWFRVRHEKAMSADAVVRLAVAAHARYGFKDFKLKGGVLSGDEEIEAVTALAERFPDARITLDPNGAWSLKEAIRLCRDQHHVLAYAEDPCGAENGYSGREVMAEFRRATGLKTATNMIATDWREMGHAIQLQSVDIPLADPHFWTMQGSVRVAQMCHEWGLTWGSHSNNHFDISLAMFTHVAAAAPGEITAIDTHWIWQDGQRLTQLPLQIVDGCVQVPKKPGLGVELDMDQLAKAHELYQGMGLGARDDSVAMQFLIPGWKFDNKRPCLVR is encoded by the coding sequence ATGAACCCACAAGAAGCCGCAAAAGCCCCGATCATCACCAGCATGCAGGTTGTGCCGGTGGCCGGCCACGATGGCATGCTGCTCAACCTGAGCGGCGCCCATGGCCCGTTCTTCACCCGCAATATCGTGATCCTCAAGGACAACGCCGGTCACACCGGCGTCGGCGAAGTACCCGGTGGCGAGCGCATTCGCCAGACCCTGGAAGACGCGCGCGCACTGGTGGTCGGCAGCCCGATCGGCACCTACCAGAAGATCCTCAATCAAGTGCGCCAGACCTTCGCCGATCGCGATGCCGGCGGTCGCGGTTTACAGACGTTCGACCTGCGCATCACCATTCACGCGGTCACCGGCCTGGAAGCGGCCCTGCTCGACTTGCTTGGCCAGCACCTGGACGTGCCGGTGGCCGCACTGCTCGGCGAAGGCCAGCAACGCGATGAAGTAAAGATGCTCGGCTACCTGTTTTACGTCGGTGATCGCAACGAAACCGATCTGGCTTATCGCGATGAACCGGATGCCGACAATGACTGGTTCCGCGTACGTCACGAAAAAGCCATGAGCGCCGACGCCGTGGTGCGCCTGGCGGTCGCCGCTCACGCCCGCTATGGCTTCAAGGACTTCAAACTCAAGGGCGGCGTGTTGAGCGGCGACGAGGAAATCGAAGCGGTCACGGCCCTCGCCGAGCGCTTTCCCGATGCGCGCATTACCCTCGATCCGAATGGCGCCTGGTCGCTCAAGGAAGCGATCCGCCTGTGCCGTGATCAGCATCATGTTCTGGCTTATGCCGAAGACCCCTGCGGGGCGGAAAACGGTTACTCGGGCCGCGAAGTCATGGCTGAATTTCGTCGTGCCACGGGCCTGAAAACCGCGACCAACATGATCGCCACCGACTGGCGGGAAATGGGCCACGCGATCCAGCTACAGTCGGTGGACATTCCTTTGGCCGACCCGCACTTCTGGACCATGCAGGGCTCGGTGCGGGTGGCACAGATGTGTCACGAGTGGGGCCTGACCTGGGGCTCGCATTCCAACAACCACTTCGATATTTCCCTGGCCATGTTCACCCACGTCGCGGCCGCCGCGCCGGGCGAGATCACAGCCATCGACACCCACTGGATCTGGCAGGACGGCCAGCGCCTGACCCAGTTACCGCTGCAAATCGTCGACGGCTGCGTGCAAGTACCGAAAAAACCTGGCCTGGGGGTTGAGCTGGACATGGATCAACTGGCCAAGGCCCATGAGCTGTACCAAGGCATGGGGCTCGGCGCGCGGGATGACAGCGTGGCGATGCAGTTTCTGATTCCGGGATGGAAGTTCGATAACAAGCGGCCGTGCCTGGTGCGCTAA
- a CDS encoding LysR family transcriptional regulator, producing MIRPHLPLNALRAFEASARHLSFTRAAVELCVTQAAVSHQVKSLEAQLNVTLFKRLPRGLMLTSEGETLLPVLRESFDRIAETLERFEGGHFREVLTVGAVGTFAVGWLLPRLADFQKKHPYIDLRLSTNNNRVDVAAEGLDYAIRFGAGAWHGIEAVRLIEAPLSVLCVPEIARQLQAPEDLLQQTLLRSYRTDEWPEWFQATGLSAHAVLPRSIVFDSSLAMMEAALQGAGVALAPPLMFARQLAAGAIEQPFAIGITTGSYWLTRLQSRPETSAMAAFRGWLLQTAQMK from the coding sequence ATGATTCGACCTCATTTGCCGCTGAATGCGTTACGTGCTTTCGAGGCTTCGGCGCGCCATTTGAGTTTCACCCGGGCGGCCGTGGAGTTGTGCGTCACGCAGGCGGCGGTGAGCCATCAGGTCAAAAGTCTTGAAGCCCAGCTTAACGTGACTTTGTTCAAACGCCTGCCCCGCGGCCTGATGCTGACCAGCGAAGGTGAAACCCTGCTGCCGGTATTGCGCGAATCCTTCGACCGGATTGCCGAAACCCTGGAGCGTTTCGAGGGTGGGCATTTTCGTGAAGTGTTGACGGTGGGCGCCGTGGGGACGTTCGCGGTCGGTTGGCTGTTGCCGCGATTGGCGGATTTTCAGAAGAAACATCCGTACATAGATTTGCGCCTGTCGACCAATAACAACCGGGTGGATGTGGCCGCTGAAGGCCTGGATTACGCCATCCGCTTTGGCGCGGGGGCGTGGCATGGGATTGAAGCGGTGCGGTTGATCGAGGCACCACTGTCGGTGCTCTGTGTGCCGGAGATCGCCCGGCAATTGCAGGCGCCAGAGGATCTGTTGCAGCAAACGCTGTTGCGCTCCTATCGCACGGATGAGTGGCCGGAGTGGTTTCAGGCGACCGGTCTTTCGGCCCATGCCGTGCTGCCCCGAAGCATCGTCTTCGATTCCTCGCTGGCGATGATGGAGGCTGCGTTGCAAGGTGCAGGAGTGGCATTGGCGCCGCCGCTGATGTTTGCCCGGCAACTGGCGGCGGGCGCAATCGAGCAACCGTTCGCCATCGGGATCACCACCGGCAGCTACTGGCTGACCCGCTTGCAGTCGCGTCCCGAAACGTCGGCGATGGCTGCGTTCCGGGGCTGGCTGCTGCAAACGGCCCAGATGAAATAG
- the ampC gene encoding class C beta-lactamase — protein MSYSAFALFLGASHSFADEPIETIVKAAVEPVMQQQKIPGLAVAITVHGQPHYFNYGVASKENGKAVTENTLFEIGSVSKTFTATLAAYAQASGKLSLSDNASQVLPALRGSAFDNISVLQLGTYTAGGLPLQFPGEADRQDKMLGYFKQWKPTYAAGTHRQYSNPSLGLFGYLAAQSMGAPFDELMEKTLLPKLGLKHSYLKVPQDQMALYAQGYSKDDKPVRVEPGALDSEAYGVKTSAADLLRYVEANMNPASLEKPLQQAIACTHTGYYRVGEMTQGLGWELYNYPVTLDTLLAGNSSQMALEAHEVRWLTPPQPQRDTVLINKTGSTGGFGAYVAFIPAKDIGIVILANKNYPNPERIKIAYQILSALTK, from the coding sequence ATATCCTACAGTGCTTTCGCACTTTTCCTCGGTGCCAGCCACAGCTTTGCTGACGAGCCCATCGAAACCATCGTTAAAGCCGCCGTCGAACCGGTGATGCAGCAACAGAAGATCCCTGGCCTCGCGGTCGCAATCACCGTCCATGGTCAGCCGCATTACTTTAACTACGGCGTGGCCTCGAAAGAAAACGGTAAAGCCGTCACCGAAAACACCCTGTTCGAGATCGGTTCGGTGAGCAAAACCTTCACCGCCACCCTCGCCGCCTATGCCCAGGCGAGCGGCAAACTGTCCTTGTCGGACAACGCCAGCCAGGTACTCCCGGCCTTGCGCGGCAGCGCGTTCGATAACATCAGCGTGCTGCAACTCGGCACCTACACCGCCGGCGGCCTGCCCCTGCAATTCCCTGGCGAGGCAGACCGTCAGGACAAGATGCTCGGCTATTTCAAGCAGTGGAAACCCACCTACGCCGCCGGCACTCATCGCCAGTATTCAAACCCCAGCCTCGGGCTGTTCGGTTATCTGGCAGCCCAGAGCATGGGGGCGCCGTTCGATGAGCTGATGGAGAAAACCTTGCTGCCGAAACTCGGCCTCAAGCACAGCTACCTCAAGGTGCCGCAGGATCAGATGGCGCTTTACGCCCAGGGTTACAGCAAGGATGACAAGCCTGTGCGGGTCGAGCCGGGTGCGCTGGATTCCGAAGCGTACGGCGTGAAAACCAGCGCCGCGGACCTGCTTCGCTATGTTGAGGCGAACATGAATCCCGCGTCGCTGGAAAAGCCTTTGCAGCAAGCCATCGCCTGCACTCACACCGGGTATTACCGGGTTGGCGAGATGACTCAAGGGTTGGGATGGGAGCTCTACAACTACCCGGTGACGCTCGACACCCTACTGGCCGGCAACTCGTCGCAGATGGCGCTTGAGGCCCATGAAGTCCGGTGGCTGACCCCGCCACAACCTCAACGCGACACCGTGCTGATCAACAAAACCGGCTCAACCGGCGGCTTTGGCGCCTACGTCGCTTTTATCCCGGCGAAGGACATCGGCATCGTGATCCTGGCCAACAAAAACTACCCGAACCCGGAGCGGATCAAAATCGCCTACCAGATTCTGAGTGCGCTGACCAAATAG
- a CDS encoding DUF4174 domain-containing protein, with protein sequence MLIRSLTLATLLAFVGPSFAADDDSPLVKDVGRARPLIVIAPSSVDPVWLNLKKSLDDSANRKGFTDRNMVLYTVINTMGQRDGKDLDPQSTMALIRSLKLGAGAKSKIILIGKDGEKKLEQSDAVELKEIFNTVDQLPTAEKEATVPVPAPVAEVAPVKGAKGTKGKPAKPAKPAEQPDD encoded by the coding sequence ATGCTCATCAGGTCTTTGACCCTGGCTACCCTGTTGGCTTTCGTCGGTCCTTCATTTGCCGCCGATGACGATTCCCCTCTGGTTAAAGACGTGGGCCGGGCTCGTCCCCTGATAGTCATCGCGCCCAGTTCGGTGGACCCGGTTTGGCTCAACCTGAAAAAGTCACTGGACGACTCTGCCAACCGCAAAGGCTTCACCGATCGAAACATGGTGCTGTACACCGTGATCAATACGATGGGCCAACGGGACGGCAAAGACCTCGACCCGCAATCGACGATGGCGTTGATCCGCTCACTCAAGCTGGGCGCCGGGGCGAAGAGCAAAATCATCCTGATCGGCAAGGATGGCGAAAAGAAGCTTGAGCAGTCGGATGCGGTCGAGTTGAAAGAGATATTCAACACCGTCGACCAGCTGCCGACGGCCGAGAAGGAAGCAACAGTACCGGTGCCAGCGCCGGTGGCTGAAGTCGCACCGGTCAAAGGTGCTAAAGGCACCAAAGGCAAACCGGCGAAGCCTGCCAAACCAGCTGAGCAGCCGGATGATTGA